The following are encoded together in the Sulfuricystis multivorans genome:
- a CDS encoding type II toxin-antitoxin system VapC family toxin → MNLLLDTHVALWAITDSPKLPKKAREMIESPKSSVWISAATVWEIAIKHSLGRGDMPVSSQDALRYFRESGYRFLPVEPEHAAAVEDLAAHHADPFDRILVAQALVEPMRLITHDPMMARYSDTIIEI, encoded by the coding sequence TTGAACCTGCTGCTCGATACGCACGTCGCCTTATGGGCGATCACGGACAGCCCGAAGCTGCCGAAGAAGGCGCGCGAGATGATCGAGTCACCCAAGTCGTCGGTGTGGATCAGCGCCGCGACCGTCTGGGAGATCGCCATCAAGCACAGCCTGGGGCGCGGCGACATGCCTGTGTCCAGTCAGGACGCACTACGCTATTTTCGTGAATCGGGCTACCGCTTCTTGCCAGTGGAGCCCGAGCATGCGGCAGCCGTCGAAGACCTGGCGGCGCACCATGCCGATCCGTTTGACCGCATCCTGGTCGCGCAGGCGCTTGTCGAGCCAATGCGGCTCATCACCCATGATCCGATGATGGCACGCTACAGCGATACAATCATTGAGATTTAA
- a CDS encoding type II toxin-antitoxin system Phd/YefM family antitoxin: MPHVNMLQAKSSLSRLVESIEQGQEREIVIARNGRPAAKLVPLDTMPIGKRIGVAKGKFEVPDNIDTHNDEVVRMFLGGRS, from the coding sequence ATGCCGCACGTCAACATGCTACAAGCGAAGTCATCTTTGTCTCGTCTGGTGGAATCCATCGAGCAGGGGCAGGAGCGCGAGATCGTCATTGCCCGTAATGGGCGTCCTGCCGCCAAACTCGTGCCATTAGACACCATGCCGATCGGCAAGCGCATCGGCGTTGCCAAGGGTAAGTTCGAGGTGCCGGACAACATCGACACGCACAACGATGAGGTGGTCCGCATGTTTCTGGGGGGACGATCTTGA
- a CDS encoding addiction module antitoxin produces the protein MHRKMTITLDEAVYEGLCRTVGRRKMSQFIEDLLRPHVLDTSLDDGYRAMAADREREAEAVEWCNALAGDMADAAR, from the coding sequence ATGCACCGGAAAATGACAATCACGCTCGATGAGGCGGTTTACGAGGGGCTTTGCCGGACGGTCGGACGACGCAAGATGAGCCAGTTCATCGAGGACTTGCTACGTCCGCATGTGCTCGACACGTCGCTTGATGACGGCTACCGGGCAATGGCGGCTGACAGGGAAAGAGAAGCTGAAGCAGTGGAGTGGTGCAACGCCCTTGCCGGAGACATGGCCGATGCGGCGCGGTGA
- a CDS encoding type II toxin-antitoxin system PemK/MazF family toxin: protein MRRGEVWWVEFDHAVGSEIRKTRPAVIVSNDAANRNLSRVVVVPVTSNTGRQYPGEAVVTVGGQSSKAMADQIMAADKSRLKSQLGVLSKADMLAVEDAIKVHLALPR, encoded by the coding sequence ATGCGGCGCGGTGAAGTGTGGTGGGTGGAATTCGACCATGCTGTGGGTAGCGAAATCCGCAAGACGCGCCCGGCGGTGATCGTGAGCAACGATGCGGCCAACAGGAACCTGTCGCGGGTAGTGGTGGTGCCTGTGACCAGCAACACCGGAAGGCAGTACCCCGGTGAGGCCGTTGTAACCGTTGGCGGGCAGAGCAGCAAAGCTATGGCCGACCAGATCATGGCCGCAGACAAGTCGCGGCTCAAGAGTCAGCTCGGTGTGCTATCTAAAGCGGATATGTTGGCCGTTGAGGATGCGATCAAAGTGCATTTGGCGCTACCGAGGTAA
- a CDS encoding plasmid mobilization protein: MATATQRIHVLVTRQEKAFITKAAKSAGISVGEFLRRAAASFNPSENDALLEGLIDQMVKTTAQASAAIDDALAFVEASNQRIAALESKREAV, from the coding sequence ATGGCTACCGCAACCCAACGAATCCATGTCCTGGTTACCCGGCAGGAAAAGGCGTTCATCACGAAAGCCGCGAAGTCGGCCGGCATTTCAGTCGGCGAATTCCTTCGCCGTGCCGCCGCTTCGTTCAATCCGTCCGAGAACGATGCGCTCCTGGAAGGTCTGATCGACCAGATGGTTAAAACTACGGCGCAAGCAAGCGCTGCTATCGATGACGCCTTGGCGTTCGTCGAGGCATCGAACCAACGCATCGCAGCCCTCGAATCGAAAAGGGAGGCAGTCTGA
- a CDS encoding antitoxin MazE family protein, producing MPTTHVNQRVQKHRDALRRAGLRPVQLWVPDTRRPGFEEECRRQCLLVAQADSADTAMQQFMDEALAEEDGWTE from the coding sequence ATGCCAACTACACACGTTAATCAGCGCGTTCAAAAACACCGTGATGCGCTGCGCAGGGCTGGGCTTCGTCCGGTTCAACTCTGGGTGCCTGACACGCGTCGCCCGGGCTTTGAGGAGGAGTGTCGCCGCCAATGCCTGCTTGTTGCTCAGGCCGACAGTGCCGATACCGCCATGCAGCAGTTCATGGATGAAGCCTTGGCAGAAGAGGACGGCTGGACGGAGTGA
- a CDS encoding nuclease-related domain-containing protein, whose translation MQRKRAPTANKQAEHYPERPSPSVMALSNYGTHLLAEVERKRQASEEAIRKHQAALEEIAVEEAKIRSGLEGESRLDDFLRSRLDDTWTIIAGYRAHEGEIDRILVGPKGVFAFEVKNVGGIIHCDGDRWWRDKTDRRGNIIERDVPIADNGGRSPSRQINDAADALERLLKGNGHDAAVVRIVVLTHPRARLGNISRLNIHLLARVQDLYMQRVLSRGAPLSADQARKIATTIRRHHEWFERKEKQSARRDDEPLNQAFSPSP comes from the coding sequence TTGCAGCGCAAGCGTGCGCCGACAGCGAACAAACAAGCGGAGCATTACCCAGAAAGGCCTTCACCGAGCGTGATGGCGCTATCGAATTACGGAACACACCTGCTTGCAGAAGTAGAACGCAAGCGGCAAGCATCCGAAGAGGCGATCCGCAAACACCAAGCCGCGCTGGAAGAGATCGCGGTCGAGGAAGCCAAGATCCGGTCTGGGCTGGAAGGGGAGTCAAGGTTGGACGATTTTCTCCGCAGCCGTCTCGACGACACATGGACGATCATTGCCGGCTACCGCGCCCATGAAGGCGAGATCGATCGCATCCTGGTTGGGCCGAAAGGCGTGTTCGCCTTCGAGGTCAAGAACGTGGGCGGAATCATCCACTGCGACGGCGACCGCTGGTGGCGCGACAAGACCGACCGGCGCGGCAACATCATCGAGCGAGATGTTCCTATTGCGGACAACGGCGGAAGAAGCCCCTCGCGACAGATCAACGACGCTGCGGATGCTCTGGAACGACTGCTCAAGGGAAATGGACACGACGCGGCAGTCGTACGTATCGTCGTGCTTACACACCCAAGAGCCAGGCTTGGCAACATCAGCCGACTGAACATCCATCTGTTGGCGCGAGTCCAAGACTTATACATGCAGCGAGTGCTCTCACGCGGAGCGCCGCTGTCAGCTGATCAGGCACGCAAGATCGCCACGACCATCCGCCGCCACCACGAGTGGTTCGAACGCAAAGAAAAGCAGTCCGCAAGGCGCGACGACGAGCCGCTCAACCAAGCTTTCTCGCCATCTCCCTGA
- a CDS encoding helix-turn-helix domain-containing protein, producing the protein MSAIGERLRKWRKHLGLTQEEFSSLTGLHIGVIRKYELGINVPGGEALVAIGQTGVNLNWLLLGQGDMCAEAEAKSSALDDAYLRRLEAVKGLLDGLGEDRRSAVLEEIFSRVQEAKRVAGLEELVREMARKLG; encoded by the coding sequence ATGTCGGCCATTGGAGAACGATTAAGGAAGTGGAGAAAGCATCTTGGGCTCACCCAGGAAGAGTTCTCCAGCCTGACCGGATTGCATATTGGTGTTATTCGTAAGTACGAGCTCGGAATCAACGTCCCTGGCGGGGAAGCGCTTGTCGCCATCGGACAGACTGGCGTCAACCTGAACTGGCTCCTTCTGGGACAAGGAGACATGTGTGCGGAGGCAGAAGCCAAGTCCTCCGCCCTTGATGATGCCTATCTTCGGAGACTTGAAGCAGTGAAAGGGCTACTCGACGGACTGGGCGAGGATAGGCGGAGCGCCGTTCTTGAGGAGATTTTTTCTCGCGTTCAGGAGGCGAAACGAGTAGCCGGCCTGGAAGAGCTCGTCAGGGAGATGGCGAGAAAGCTTGGTTGA
- a CDS encoding RAMP superfamily CRISPR-associated protein — MDIIINGHLKTETPLTYTAPNLEGLPTIGGQPYLPSSAIRGKLRRHMRDYIVDATGKKLNFLDFYFLSVGGLNNEGKGKASKESKEEEENSAGENLESQAIDYAMAAQKINPLISIFGCGPGSPVAIASKLIVSHAIAVGDPLKVKCRIEPCRTDDARVSPAETYELVSEDFFEEYHRQSTLQRRGSELKKQKDDLHKRIKKASSAEEAQAIREEIKKIDEELNKKPVSISNPALGYDAIAPGTNLAVFMRMQRASDVEIALLMKAFERLAFNPVFGGRKAAGNGLVSGEFVVSTCERPGQPIKNVGTFGWDAFSLSLTATEKAKEWLEKPIDFGVLDFSYEALRKAVK; from the coding sequence ATGGACATCATCATCAATGGTCATCTCAAAACCGAAACTCCTCTGACCTACACCGCTCCGAACCTCGAAGGCTTGCCGACTATCGGCGGGCAGCCGTATCTGCCTTCCTCTGCCATTCGTGGCAAGTTGCGTCGCCACATGCGCGATTACATCGTCGACGCGACCGGGAAAAAGCTGAACTTCCTCGACTTCTACTTCCTGTCCGTGGGTGGCCTCAACAACGAGGGCAAGGGCAAGGCCTCCAAGGAATCCAAGGAAGAGGAAGAAAACAGTGCCGGCGAGAATCTCGAATCCCAGGCCATCGACTACGCGATGGCTGCGCAAAAGATCAATCCGCTCATCTCTATCTTCGGTTGTGGACCTGGGTCGCCGGTAGCGATCGCCTCGAAGTTGATCGTGTCGCATGCCATTGCCGTTGGCGATCCCTTGAAAGTCAAGTGCCGCATCGAACCATGTCGAACGGACGATGCCCGCGTTTCACCCGCAGAGACCTATGAGCTCGTGTCTGAGGACTTTTTTGAGGAATACCATCGGCAAAGCACGCTTCAACGACGCGGCTCTGAACTCAAGAAGCAAAAAGATGACCTTCATAAGCGTATCAAAAAGGCCTCTTCTGCCGAAGAAGCGCAAGCAATTCGCGAAGAGATCAAGAAGATAGACGAGGAGTTGAACAAGAAACCGGTTTCCATCTCCAATCCGGCGCTTGGTTACGACGCCATCGCGCCAGGAACGAATCTGGCTGTCTTCATGCGCATGCAGCGGGCGTCCGATGTGGAAATAGCGCTGCTCATGAAAGCATTTGAGCGGTTGGCCTTCAATCCCGTGTTTGGCGGCCGAAAGGCAGCCGGAAATGGTCTGGTTTCAGGCGAGTTCGTCGTGTCTACCTGCGAACGACCCGGCCAGCCGATCAAAAACGTCGGCACTTTTGGGTGGGATGCCTTTTCTTTGTCATTGACGGCAACCGAAAAAGCCAAGGAATGGCTCGAAAAGCCCATCGACTTTGGTGTTCTTGATTTCAGTTACGAGGCGCTGCGCAAGGCCGTTAAGTAA
- a CDS encoding helicase C-terminal domain-containing protein, producing the protein MGISIEEVFAACDGLRPPTQVQIDYSRHVLRSIECSAERNGGEVLIEASTGVGKTIGYLIPAMLTAATQNGRVIVSTYTKSLQKQVEADAAIVADGIEKVTGKRLKVARFIGRGNFFDIDRVIEYRDAAAMSGKPDDVVKEWDALIDWLNDLSTSGEIDDYLEENGRLPEGVSKSSVCADAATTSVKHSKMVESVIDADVIITNHAMLCMAAAWDIEELFHGKENQTPIRAVIADEGDRLTDAAKNIVVSSAPFRRILTLSQKAENLGGPSSLSNLTQDIYDYLCESYHGLKHRLDGDAIMYSDVGEQLKEKVKEYYHSVKEIFASKEWKSLKMSASLSSICLDIESYISTLAMVTGEKSLPVPAEGVLSYSPERHFPSIEVVPIYPARVVSRAIKRWRDADDRMTSGCAAFIVTSATLQGANQKSKFWEISNKLGIFDTVNPCADLHKAFSPREFGKLKQIVLADPSVHKPYDGSDIADDGEQDVKVNEEWLGYIARMVKSAANTGRFTLALVNSYRVASEIKIELDKSGVSVPVVLKHRGVRLDSAVKALLAKGNGVLVTPAGWEGLDARSFGFSWDNVVICQLPLVSNDAHRKVIVDYLISKGKSREEALGIVYGDSISSAFRKMKQGIGRGIRSETDEFSLWLGDPRIAVFGSVTETDDIIPDPVNRTYNQFRSAIPQRFSDVPTRILLKDGTLLS; encoded by the coding sequence ATGGGAATCAGTATCGAGGAAGTCTTTGCGGCCTGCGATGGTCTGCGGCCGCCAACGCAGGTGCAGATCGACTATTCCAGGCATGTCCTGCGGTCTATCGAGTGCTCGGCGGAAAGAAACGGCGGGGAAGTGCTGATCGAGGCAAGTACCGGGGTCGGGAAAACCATTGGTTACCTGATCCCAGCCATGCTGACGGCAGCTACCCAGAACGGTCGGGTAATTGTCTCGACCTACACGAAGTCATTGCAAAAGCAGGTCGAGGCTGACGCCGCCATTGTTGCAGACGGCATCGAGAAGGTGACGGGGAAGCGTCTCAAGGTGGCCCGCTTCATTGGCAGGGGCAACTTTTTCGATATCGATCGCGTCATCGAGTATCGTGATGCTGCTGCCATGAGCGGGAAGCCGGATGACGTCGTCAAAGAATGGGATGCTTTGATCGACTGGCTCAATGATTTGAGCACTTCCGGCGAGATCGACGACTATCTCGAAGAGAACGGCCGCCTTCCGGAAGGTGTAAGCAAGTCTTCGGTTTGCGCTGACGCGGCAACGACTTCCGTTAAACATTCAAAGATGGTCGAATCCGTCATTGATGCGGACGTAATCATCACGAATCACGCCATGCTTTGCATGGCGGCGGCGTGGGACATCGAGGAACTGTTTCACGGCAAAGAAAACCAGACGCCGATCCGTGCCGTCATTGCGGATGAAGGGGATCGCCTAACGGATGCTGCAAAAAATATCGTTGTTTCTTCAGCTCCGTTTCGGAGAATCCTGACTCTCTCGCAAAAAGCAGAAAATCTTGGCGGGCCATCGTCCCTGTCCAATCTAACGCAGGATATCTACGACTATCTCTGCGAAAGCTACCATGGGCTCAAGCACAGGCTGGATGGTGACGCGATCATGTATTCCGATGTCGGGGAGCAGCTCAAAGAAAAGGTAAAGGAGTACTACCACTCGGTCAAGGAAATCTTTGCCTCGAAAGAATGGAAGTCGCTCAAGATGTCGGCTTCTCTTTCTAGCATCTGTCTCGATATCGAAAGCTATATCAGTACGCTTGCCATGGTGACAGGAGAGAAGTCTTTGCCGGTTCCGGCGGAGGGTGTTTTGAGCTACTCACCAGAAAGGCACTTCCCGTCAATTGAAGTCGTGCCGATCTACCCGGCGCGGGTCGTGAGTCGCGCCATCAAAAGATGGCGCGATGCAGATGATCGCATGACAAGTGGTTGCGCAGCTTTCATTGTGACGTCGGCCACTCTCCAGGGTGCAAATCAAAAGAGCAAATTCTGGGAAATCTCAAACAAGCTGGGCATTTTCGATACCGTCAACCCGTGTGCCGATCTGCATAAGGCTTTTTCGCCACGCGAATTCGGTAAGCTGAAGCAGATCGTCCTGGCCGATCCAAGCGTCCACAAACCCTATGACGGCTCGGACATCGCGGACGATGGGGAACAGGATGTCAAGGTAAACGAAGAGTGGTTGGGCTACATTGCCAGGATGGTGAAATCTGCGGCAAATACTGGCCGCTTCACGCTCGCCCTGGTTAACAGCTACCGAGTTGCCTCAGAAATCAAGATCGAGCTGGACAAATCCGGCGTATCCGTTCCCGTCGTCCTCAAGCATCGGGGCGTTCGACTCGATAGCGCCGTGAAAGCGCTTCTTGCGAAGGGGAATGGTGTTCTCGTCACCCCGGCCGGCTGGGAAGGGTTGGATGCTCGTAGCTTCGGTTTTTCATGGGACAACGTTGTCATCTGTCAGCTTCCGCTTGTTAGTAACGATGCGCATAGGAAAGTGATCGTGGACTACCTGATCAGCAAAGGAAAGAGCAGGGAAGAGGCGCTTGGCATCGTGTACGGAGATTCCATCTCTTCTGCCTTCCGAAAAATGAAGCAAGGCATTGGTCGCGGAATTCGGTCTGAGACGGATGAGTTTTCTCTTTGGTTGGGCGACCCGAGAATCGCTGTATTCGGAAGCGTGACCGAGACGGACGACATCATCCCGGACCCGGTAAACCGCACCTACAACCAGTTCAGGTCGGCGATTCCGCAAAGATTCAGCGATGTACCAACTCGCATCTTGCTGAAAGACGGGACGCTCTTGAGCTAG
- a CDS encoding FlhC family transcriptional regulator: MELDRLRLARDLIKAGLRLAVVRSMTDIGTRTLRQWWKDIHGVRPSNGKLPESVLSFIKDKDSAARLSAFAAIHRRLYGATLTPETLLSTWQEFQDICCPIDINAAYFAARDVKARIVAFPRCTQCSASFIYDRGSRHTDRCPFCGTNIAA, translated from the coding sequence ATGGAGCTTGATAGACTTCGTCTAGCCCGCGATCTCATCAAGGCGGGGCTACGGTTGGCGGTTGTCCGGAGCATGACGGATATCGGGACGCGCACTCTGCGGCAATGGTGGAAGGATATCCACGGTGTGCGGCCGTCCAACGGCAAGCTGCCGGAGTCCGTCCTGTCCTTTATAAAGGACAAGGATTCGGCCGCCAGGCTATCCGCATTCGCCGCTATCCACAGACGATTGTATGGGGCTACACTGACGCCGGAAACGCTGCTCTCGACGTGGCAAGAGTTTCAGGATATCTGCTGCCCAATCGACATCAACGCGGCGTATTTCGCAGCCCGTGACGTGAAAGCCAGGATCGTGGCGTTTCCGCGTTGCACTCAATGCAGCGCCAGTTTCATCTACGACAGGGGCAGCAGGCATACTGATCGCTGCCCGTTCTGTGGAACGAATATCGCAGCCTGA
- a CDS encoding S26 family signal peptidase, producing MLEAIYSHLARRAAMYLWMLVVFVAFGRYFTLTINVSDSLPGTVFLVQKGAKPGKGDLAAFRYNGGGPYERGSLFLKRVAGMSGATVTSHDVGYGYRDYFVDGEFVGRAKPLSKAGKPLKPGPVGLIPEGHYYMAAPNPDSLDSRYALVGWVRDSQIVGRGIRIF from the coding sequence ATGCTCGAAGCGATCTATTCCCACCTTGCACGCCGCGCTGCGATGTACCTCTGGATGCTGGTTGTCTTCGTGGCGTTCGGGCGGTATTTCACCCTGACTATCAACGTCTCGGACTCGTTGCCTGGCACGGTCTTTCTTGTCCAGAAAGGCGCGAAACCAGGCAAAGGCGATCTGGCGGCTTTTCGGTACAACGGCGGTGGGCCTTATGAGCGGGGTAGCTTATTCCTTAAACGGGTGGCGGGCATGTCTGGGGCGACGGTGACTAGTCATGATGTTGGCTACGGCTACCGGGATTATTTCGTCGATGGCGAATTCGTAGGCAGAGCAAAGCCACTATCCAAGGCCGGCAAACCACTTAAGCCTGGCCCGGTTGGGCTCATTCCAGAGGGGCATTACTACATGGCCGCGCCCAACCCAGACAGCCTCGACTCTCGCTATGCCTTGGTCGGGTGGGTCCGAGACAGCCAGATTGTTGGGCGGGGAATCAGGATTTTCTGA
- the mobH gene encoding MobH family relaxase: MIFWKKRPKPDSQPISREHVMQWRDDDIPRYPPFMKGLPAVSPEKLLETQAELIERIADTAIALPAQFERYYLSAIERFARFAHLLPASQSHHHRGAGGLLRHSLEVGLWALQSADKVLLDAAKTPSQRREMEPRWQFAVFVAALCHDAGKPVTDLTVANRDRSAVWKPIKEDLYDWATRNRIDAYFLDWREGRSRQHTVLSNLIADRIIGAEALEWIEEGGTELIVWLMESLNCNPSPTNLIHDLVIKADQTSVERDLKTLGVAMAGYDLGVPVERHLTDIMRRFIKEGVWLVNEPGARLWNIDGHLYLIWPAAGEEIARQVHEDGIPGIPRTPDGILDMLVERQIAFVRDGTAPGDRLWKIAPAILAEKIPDIRLTAIRLRDEAMVSSAPIPSVEGRIVNGQEGTESSSVRQQPVDTDSQVQHDEQVSATGLAGDKNETSAPTNPQTSHAGAPAVGVEEAAVVKTDDGQARKTARSMPSLTGDAKAKHSDPKDDAQPINRCAIVLDGAVGEALKALAQDLKSGDKRWGGDVIIDAEQHVLLRWPDAFSGYGLTAKSILDELGSRGWLWIDPMAPLKKVVEAQFDGSVAKAIRLTREISQALIREAGAALDGGHADVVVKDSPRQEAKKKPAEPESSQKQEKPVNHGRKPKREATSLDEKARVASSSETKATPRSSGEAKTRQMDERPGEIPVSADMETDADQGKQDAAEATGQPSIDDVIEAIKELPATTQTDGFLLVAVRDVLEECRKRGLRITYRRLREMGGKEPDRLSVDGGVVRFKF; encoded by the coding sequence GTGATCTTCTGGAAGAAAAGACCGAAGCCAGATTCGCAGCCCATCTCGCGCGAGCACGTCATGCAATGGCGTGATGACGATATCCCGCGCTACCCGCCATTCATGAAGGGCCTCCCGGCCGTATCGCCAGAAAAGCTACTGGAAACACAGGCCGAGCTGATCGAACGCATCGCCGACACGGCGATCGCTCTGCCCGCGCAGTTCGAGCGCTACTACCTGTCTGCAATCGAGCGCTTTGCGCGATTCGCCCACCTGCTGCCGGCGTCGCAGTCACACCACCATCGAGGCGCCGGCGGTCTTCTCAGGCATTCACTGGAAGTTGGCTTGTGGGCGCTCCAATCCGCGGACAAGGTGTTGCTCGATGCAGCGAAGACGCCATCCCAACGGCGCGAAATGGAGCCACGCTGGCAGTTCGCCGTGTTCGTGGCGGCGCTGTGTCACGACGCGGGCAAGCCGGTAACCGATCTCACCGTGGCCAATCGGGATCGGTCGGCGGTGTGGAAGCCGATCAAGGAAGACTTGTACGACTGGGCCACACGAAACAGAATCGATGCCTACTTCCTCGACTGGCGTGAAGGCCGTTCCCGGCAGCACACCGTCCTTTCCAATCTGATCGCCGATCGAATCATTGGCGCAGAGGCGCTCGAATGGATCGAAGAGGGCGGCACGGAACTCATCGTATGGCTCATGGAGTCGCTCAACTGCAATCCAAGCCCGACGAACCTCATCCACGATCTGGTTATCAAGGCGGATCAAACGAGCGTGGAACGCGACCTAAAGACGCTCGGCGTCGCGATGGCCGGTTACGACCTGGGTGTTCCCGTGGAGCGCCATCTGACGGACATCATGCGCCGCTTCATCAAGGAGGGCGTTTGGCTTGTCAATGAACCTGGCGCGCGGCTGTGGAATATCGACGGCCACCTGTATCTGATCTGGCCCGCCGCTGGCGAGGAAATCGCCAGGCAGGTTCATGAGGATGGCATTCCGGGCATTCCGAGAACGCCGGATGGCATTCTGGACATGCTGGTTGAACGTCAGATCGCGTTCGTCCGTGACGGCACCGCGCCGGGCGATCGACTCTGGAAGATCGCGCCAGCGATCCTGGCAGAAAAGATCCCAGACATCAGGCTCACTGCCATCAGGTTGAGGGATGAGGCGATGGTGTCGTCCGCGCCGATCCCTTCGGTCGAGGGGAGAATCGTCAATGGACAGGAAGGGACTGAAAGCTCATCTGTGCGCCAACAACCTGTCGATACGGATAGCCAGGTTCAGCACGACGAACAAGTGAGCGCGACAGGGCTAGCTGGGGACAAAAACGAAACCTCAGCGCCTACTAACCCCCAGACAAGTCATGCGGGCGCGCCAGCCGTAGGCGTGGAAGAAGCTGCCGTCGTCAAGACGGACGACGGCCAGGCTCGTAAGACGGCCCGGAGCATGCCATCCCTGACCGGCGATGCTAAGGCCAAACACAGCGACCCGAAGGACGACGCGCAACCCATCAACCGCTGCGCGATCGTGCTAGACGGAGCAGTAGGCGAAGCTCTCAAGGCGCTCGCGCAAGACCTCAAGTCCGGCGACAAGCGATGGGGGGGCGATGTCATCATCGACGCCGAGCAGCATGTGCTGCTCCGATGGCCGGACGCATTCAGCGGGTACGGGCTGACCGCCAAGTCGATTCTCGACGAGTTGGGCAGCCGGGGGTGGTTGTGGATCGATCCTATGGCCCCCTTGAAAAAGGTCGTGGAAGCGCAGTTCGATGGCAGCGTTGCGAAAGCCATCCGCCTGACGCGAGAAATCAGCCAAGCATTGATTCGTGAGGCCGGCGCAGCACTGGATGGCGGTCACGCCGATGTCGTAGTCAAAGATTCTCCGCGCCAGGAGGCAAAGAAGAAACCAGCCGAACCAGAGTCCTCGCAGAAGCAAGAGAAACCGGTAAATCATGGTCGCAAGCCAAAGCGCGAGGCAACAAGCCTTGATGAGAAAGCTCGCGTAGCGAGTTCCAGTGAAACCAAAGCGACTCCAAGGAGTTCCGGCGAAGCCAAAACTCGACAAATGGATGAGCGGCCAGGCGAGATACCGGTAAGCGCCGATATGGAAACGGACGCGGATCAAGGAAAGCAGGATGCTGCGGAAGCAACAGGGCAGCCATCCATAGATGATGTCATAGAGGCAATCAAAGAACTCCCGGCAACCACGCAGACCGATGGATTCCTTCTCGTCGCCGTTCGGGATGTGCTTGAGGAGTGCAGAAAGCGCGGCCTTAGGATCACGTATAGGCGCTTACGAGAGATGGGTGGCAAGGAGCCGGATAGGCTATCTGTGGATGGGGGAGTCGTCCGATTCAAGTTTTGA
- the traW gene encoding type-F conjugative transfer system protein TraW, producing the protein MPSRSITAISLIFLVFCTPLRAEDLGVIGPTYDITERDLIEVFKDKFRRMEKTGELAAMQENYKKRVIEGVERPRPVPGIKPTEVAKTHYIDPTFTLDRNVVDEHGRILYPAGTKINPFDYDRMSKVLLFFDGRDKGQVAFAKRFMAESKTPVKPILVAGEPLKLMREWKREVFYDQGGALSRRFAITQSPAVVAQEGKRIRVDEVRP; encoded by the coding sequence ATGCCATCCAGATCGATTACCGCCATTTCGCTGATCTTTCTCGTCTTCTGCACCCCTCTTCGCGCTGAAGATCTGGGCGTGATCGGCCCGACTTACGACATTACCGAGCGCGATCTGATCGAGGTTTTCAAGGACAAGTTCCGCCGGATGGAAAAGACCGGCGAGCTTGCGGCCATGCAAGAAAACTACAAGAAGCGGGTCATCGAAGGTGTAGAGCGCCCGCGCCCCGTGCCTGGAATCAAGCCCACGGAAGTTGCGAAAACCCATTACATCGATCCAACGTTTACGCTGGATAGGAATGTCGTGGACGAACACGGCCGGATCCTCTATCCGGCCGGTACAAAGATCAACCCGTTCGACTACGACCGCATGAGCAAGGTATTGCTCTTCTTCGACGGTCGGGACAAGGGGCAAGTGGCATTCGCAAAGCGGTTCATGGCGGAATCCAAAACACCGGTGAAGCCGATCCTGGTCGCCGGCGAGCCGCTCAAGCTCATGCGCGAGTGGAAGCGGGAGGTGTTCTATGACCAAGGCGGGGCGCTGTCCAGGCGCTTTGCCATTACCCAGTCCCCCGCCGTAGTCGCCCAAGAAGGAAAAAGGATTCGTGTCGATGAAGTTCGCCCGTAG